In Tenacibaculum pacificus, a single window of DNA contains:
- the kdsA gene encoding 3-deoxy-8-phosphooctulonate synthase translates to MDLKLIPNIKHTDANNFFLLAGPCAIESEEMAMQIAEKILTITDKLQIPYIFKGSFKKANRSRIDSFTGIGDEKALKILRKVSETFNVPTVTDIHEVSDAYKAAEYVDVLQIPAFLVRQTDLVVAAAKTGKVVNLKKGQFMSPEAMQHAVKKVHDAGNQQAWITDRGTMFGYQDMIVDFRGIPTMREFAPTVLDVTHSLQQPNQTSGVTGGRPDMIETIARAGVVNNVDGLFIETHFDPANAKSDGANMLHLDYLEKLLTNLVAIRKTVNNL, encoded by the coding sequence TTGTGCTATTGAAAGTGAAGAAATGGCAATGCAAATTGCTGAAAAAATACTTACAATTACTGATAAATTACAAATCCCTTACATTTTTAAAGGAAGTTTTAAAAAAGCAAACCGAAGTAGAATTGATAGTTTTACAGGAATTGGTGATGAAAAAGCATTAAAAATATTAAGAAAAGTTTCTGAAACGTTTAATGTTCCTACGGTTACTGATATTCACGAAGTTTCAGATGCTTACAAAGCTGCCGAATATGTTGATGTTTTACAAATTCCTGCTTTTTTAGTACGTCAAACTGATTTAGTGGTAGCAGCTGCCAAAACTGGTAAAGTAGTTAATTTGAAAAAAGGACAATTTATGAGTCCTGAAGCAATGCAACACGCTGTTAAAAAAGTACACGATGCAGGAAATCAACAAGCATGGATTACCGATAGAGGAACTATGTTTGGTTATCAAGATATGATTGTTGATTTTAGAGGAATCCCAACAATGCGTGAATTTGCGCCTACTGTTTTAGATGTAACTCATTCGTTACAACAACCCAACCAAACAAGTGGTGTTACAGGTGGAAGACCAGATATGATTGAAACAATTGCAAGAGCTGGAGTTGTTAATAATGTCGATGGTTTATTTATTGAAACACATTTTGACCCTGCAAATGCAAAAAGTGACGGTGCTAATATGTTACATCTTGATTATTTAGAAAAACTGTTAACAAACTTAGTAGCAATTAGAAAAACTGTCAATAATTTATAG
- a CDS encoding transglutaminase domain-containing protein has protein sequence MKQLYLFLVFVITTATLSAQDFSTVDAKIKTYPKIITANKLADKISADFTSDDEKVRAVFSWIAFNIRYDLKAFYNPSKKRINFRYRNEAEKQTKINNIKNDIVKKTMARRSGVCEGYAQTFSKICTLLNIENDVIKGHVRISSNDIGKVNNPANHAWNAVKLNNKWLYLDATWAAGAVNNGRWQRSFNEYYFNIPKEKYFLTHFPDDILWQLRVKRMSLQAYFQQPIYSSSFLKTSYKLITPINGIITKKANTPITFTLENIAKNQTIYCGFKGVKYAQKPKISFEKNQTIVSILPPKNSKEVYLIIDKEVMLEFLIK, from the coding sequence ATGAAGCAACTTTATTTATTTTTAGTATTCGTTATTACTACTGCTACCCTATCTGCTCAAGATTTCTCAACTGTTGATGCTAAAATAAAAACCTATCCTAAAATAATTACAGCAAATAAATTAGCCGACAAAATTTCAGCCGATTTTACTTCTGATGACGAAAAAGTAAGAGCGGTATTTAGTTGGATTGCTTTTAATATTCGATATGATTTAAAGGCATTTTATAATCCTTCTAAAAAAAGAATCAATTTTAGATATAGAAACGAAGCCGAAAAACAAACCAAAATTAACAATATAAAAAATGATATTGTTAAAAAAACAATGGCTAGAAGAAGTGGTGTTTGCGAAGGTTATGCTCAAACATTTAGTAAAATTTGTACGCTTTTAAATATTGAAAATGACGTAATAAAAGGTCATGTTCGAATTTCTTCTAATGATATCGGCAAAGTAAACAACCCTGCCAATCATGCTTGGAATGCTGTAAAACTTAACAATAAATGGCTGTATTTAGATGCTACTTGGGCAGCAGGAGCTGTTAATAATGGACGTTGGCAACGTAGTTTTAATGAATATTATTTTAATATCCCTAAAGAAAAATATTTTCTAACCCACTTTCCTGATGATATATTATGGCAATTACGTGTAAAAAGAATGAGTTTACAAGCATATTTTCAGCAACCGATATATAGTAGTTCTTTTCTTAAAACATCGTATAAATTGATAACGCCTATCAATGGTATCATTACTAAAAAAGCAAATACACCGATTACTTTTACCCTTGAAAATATTGCTAAAAATCAAACTATATATTGTGGATTTAAAGGTGTAAAATATGCCCAAAAGCCAAAAATTTCTTTTGAAAAAAATCAGACGATTGTAAGTATTCTTCCACCTAAAAATAGCAAAGAAGTTTATTTAATTATTGATAAAGAAGTTATGTTAGAGTTTTTAATAAAATAA
- a CDS encoding DUF3820 family protein, which translates to MLPDKQFLIDTAQMRMPFGKYKSYYLVDLPEHYIVWYKNKGFPNGKLGKMMGLVYEMQLNGLEEILRKIRN; encoded by the coding sequence ATGTTACCAGATAAACAGTTTTTAATTGATACAGCCCAAATGAGAATGCCTTTTGGTAAATACAAAAGTTATTATTTAGTCGATTTGCCAGAACATTATATTGTTTGGTATAAAAATAAAGGTTTTCCTAATGGGAAATTAGGTAAAATGATGGGCTTAGTATATGAAATGCAATTAAATGGTTTAGAAGAAATTTTACGAAAAATTAGAAACTAA
- a CDS encoding NAD(P)-dependent oxidoreductase, producing MKFGIIKERKNPPDRRVVFSPKKLQEFKEQFPDAEIVVESSDIRVFSNQAYKNAGLEVVSDISDCDVLLGVKEVPLEALIPNKKYFFFSHTIKKQPYNRKLLKAVLAKNIELYDHETIIKENGARLIGFGRYAGLVGAYNGFRALGLRENLFTLPKVETLLDLDAVKVELDKITLPNIKILLTGTGKVAHGAREILDYLKIKQVSDTLYLTADFTEPVYCLADVMEYSKRIDGKVGDKFTFYKDPSGYESNFMPYAKMTDFFIAGHFYGTGAPYLFTKKDAKHADFKIKYVADISCDVNGPVASTIRSSTIADPIYGYNPTTGLEIDFRDEKAITVMAVDNLPCELPKDASEGFGEMFLENVIPAFFNNDKDGILERAKMTTNDGKLTERYLYLQDYVNGISE from the coding sequence ATGAAATTCGGAATTATTAAAGAACGTAAAAATCCACCAGATAGAAGAGTAGTTTTTTCACCTAAAAAACTACAAGAATTTAAAGAACAATTTCCTGATGCAGAAATTGTAGTTGAAAGTTCTGATATTAGAGTTTTCAGCAACCAAGCATATAAAAATGCAGGTTTAGAAGTGGTAAGTGATATTTCAGATTGCGATGTATTATTGGGTGTAAAAGAAGTTCCTTTAGAAGCTTTAATTCCGAATAAAAAATATTTTTTCTTTTCGCATACTATCAAAAAACAACCTTACAATCGTAAATTATTAAAGGCTGTATTAGCTAAAAATATTGAACTATACGACCACGAAACAATTATAAAAGAAAATGGTGCTCGATTAATTGGCTTTGGTCGTTACGCAGGTTTAGTAGGAGCTTATAATGGTTTTAGAGCTTTAGGTCTACGTGAAAATCTATTTACCTTACCAAAGGTAGAAACTCTTTTAGATTTAGACGCTGTAAAAGTTGAATTAGATAAAATAACTTTACCTAATATTAAAATTTTACTTACTGGTACAGGTAAAGTAGCACATGGAGCTAGAGAAATTTTAGATTACTTAAAAATTAAACAAGTTAGTGATACTTTATATTTAACTGCTGATTTTACAGAGCCTGTATATTGTCTTGCAGATGTTATGGAATATAGTAAGCGTATTGATGGAAAAGTAGGGGACAAGTTTACTTTTTATAAAGACCCAAGTGGTTACGAAAGTAATTTTATGCCATATGCGAAAATGACAGATTTCTTTATTGCAGGTCACTTTTATGGTACTGGTGCTCCGTATTTATTTACAAAAAAAGATGCTAAACATGCAGATTTTAAAATTAAATATGTAGCTGATATTTCTTGTGATGTTAATGGTCCTGTAGCTAGTACTATTCGTTCTTCAACTATTGCTGATCCTATTTATGGATATAATCCTACAACTGGATTAGAAATTGATTTTAGAGATGAAAAAGCAATTACAGTAATGGCTGTTGATAATTTACCATGTGAATTACCAAAAGATGCTAGTGAAGGTTTTGGTGAAATGTTTTTAGAAAATGTAATTCCTGCTTTTTTTAATAATGATAAAGATGGGATTTTAGAAAGAGCAAAAATGACCACAAACGATGGTAAATTAACCGAACGTTATTTATATTTACAAGATTATGTAAATGGAATATCAGAATAG
- a CDS encoding HNH endonuclease domain-containing protein, which yields MNLIPINTIFRNTTSSYKYYWWLSIIEISFLEDKENISYNEIIFKVISKIWYPVNYFKLSFGKRDRCAFFIKEIQREYNLEDNLSERDLYQFLIENKDSKFLTKITSELTRYVPFRFIRAWYAEETRGLKDGIINSKIVELQDNKAPYTINIELKEIKINKDWTFWIKTNYNLIKSYTYFELIKYLESENPQTSNLSKKIDKPTLRKLSTPTTYWKKYIVENPNKLDIFENKPLISMKEVSIDHFLPWSFFTHDLIWNLHPVSKNINSSKNNYLPKEKYLIPFCFLQYDFCKFLLNEKANKVLENYYLLFKCSNDELKNTSKEDFSKKINNYYLPQYEIAKNMGFNCNWFLK from the coding sequence ATGAATTTAATTCCTATTAATACTATTTTCAGAAATACAACTAGTAGTTATAAATATTACTGGTGGTTATCTATCATAGAAATATCTTTTTTAGAGGATAAAGAAAACATTTCTTATAATGAGATTATATTTAAAGTTATTAGTAAAATTTGGTATCCTGTTAATTATTTTAAACTTTCGTTCGGAAAAAGAGACCGATGTGCTTTTTTTATAAAAGAAATTCAAAGAGAGTATAATTTAGAAGATAATCTAAGTGAAAGAGATTTATATCAATTTTTGATTGAAAATAAGGATAGTAAATTTTTAACTAAAATTACTTCAGAATTAACAAGATATGTTCCTTTTCGATTTATTAGAGCTTGGTATGCTGAAGAAACAAGAGGTTTAAAAGATGGAATTATTAATTCTAAAATTGTAGAATTACAAGATAATAAAGCACCTTACACAATAAATATTGAGCTCAAAGAAATTAAGATAAACAAAGATTGGACTTTTTGGATTAAGACTAATTATAATTTAATAAAGTCATATACTTATTTTGAATTAATAAAATATTTAGAGAGCGAAAATCCTCAAACATCAAATTTATCTAAAAAAATAGATAAACCAACTTTAAGAAAACTTTCTACGCCAACAACATATTGGAAGAAATATATTGTAGAAAACCCAAATAAACTAGATATTTTTGAAAATAAACCATTAATTTCAATGAAAGAAGTTAGCATAGACCATTTTCTTCCTTGGAGTTTTTTTACACATGATTTAATTTGGAATCTTCATCCTGTAAGTAAAAATATAAATTCTTCAAAAAATAATTATCTTCCAAAAGAAAAATATTTAATACCTTTTTGTTTTTTACAATATGATTTTTGTAAATTTTTATTAAATGAAAAAGCTAATAAAGTTTTAGAAAATTATTACTTATTGTTTAAGTGTTCTAATGATGAATTAAAAAATACCTCAAAAGAAGATTTTTCAAAAAAAATCAATAATTATTATCTTCCTCAATATGAAATAGCTAAAAATATGGGATTTAACTGTAATTGGTTTTTGAAATAG
- a CDS encoding arginine decarboxylase, whose amino-acid sequence MNTRYKDLIEQTFDFPQEEFHTKNDNLFFHNIDMMALVKQYGSPLKFTYLPKISENIHRAKNWFHKAIEKHQYKGTYNYSYCTKSSHFKYVLEEALKNDIHIETSSAFDIDIVKKLKKEGKLSNDAFVLCNGFKRDQYVTNIANLIDSGHKNCVPIIDNYEELSLLLKETKSNFKVGVRIASEEEPKFEFYTSRLGIGYKNIVSFYQREIAKNPQVELKMLHFFINTGIKDNAYYWNELLKCLNVYTALKKVCPTLDSLNIGGGFPIKNSLAFEYDYEYMVDEIINQINLTCKEAGVDVPNIFTEFGSFTVGEAGGAVYEILYQKKQNDREKWNMINSSFITTLPDAWAINKRFIMLPLNKWNHKYERVLLGGLTCDSDDYYNSEQRVNGIYLPTYEKENPLYIGFFNTGAYQETIGGFGGLQHCLIPHPKHVLISKDINGNITTKLFKEQQKSEALLAILGYEK is encoded by the coding sequence ATGAATACCAGATATAAAGATTTAATCGAACAAACTTTTGATTTTCCGCAAGAAGAATTTCATACTAAAAATGATAACTTATTTTTTCATAATATTGATATGATGGCTTTAGTAAAGCAATATGGTTCGCCATTAAAATTTACTTATTTGCCAAAAATATCAGAAAATATACATAGAGCAAAAAATTGGTTTCATAAAGCAATAGAAAAACACCAATATAAAGGAACTTATAATTACAGTTATTGTACTAAAAGTTCGCACTTTAAATATGTATTGGAAGAAGCTCTTAAAAATGATATTCACATAGAAACCTCATCGGCTTTTGATATTGATATTGTTAAAAAATTAAAGAAAGAAGGCAAGTTAAGTAACGATGCTTTTGTGTTATGTAATGGTTTTAAAAGAGATCAATATGTTACAAATATTGCGAATTTAATTGATTCAGGACACAAAAACTGTGTACCTATTATTGATAATTACGAAGAACTAAGTTTACTATTAAAAGAAACTAAAAGTAATTTTAAAGTAGGTGTTCGAATTGCTTCAGAAGAAGAACCAAAATTCGAATTTTACACCAGTCGTTTAGGAATTGGTTATAAAAACATTGTATCGTTTTATCAACGTGAAATTGCCAAAAATCCACAGGTAGAATTAAAAATGCTACATTTTTTTATCAATACAGGTATAAAAGACAATGCTTATTATTGGAACGAATTATTAAAATGTTTAAACGTTTATACAGCTTTAAAAAAAGTATGCCCAACATTAGATAGTTTAAATATAGGTGGAGGTTTTCCTATTAAAAATTCATTAGCATTTGAGTATGATTATGAATATATGGTTGATGAAATAATAAATCAGATAAACCTTACTTGTAAAGAAGCTGGAGTGGATGTTCCTAATATTTTTACCGAATTCGGAAGCTTTACCGTAGGAGAAGCTGGAGGTGCTGTCTATGAAATATTGTATCAGAAAAAACAAAACGACCGTGAAAAATGGAACATGATTAATTCCTCTTTCATTACCACTTTACCTGATGCTTGGGCGATTAACAAACGTTTTATTATGCTTCCTTTAAACAAATGGAATCATAAATATGAGCGTGTTTTATTAGGTGGTTTAACTTGTGATAGTGATGATTATTACAATTCGGAACAACGTGTAAACGGTATTTATCTACCTACTTATGAAAAAGAAAATCCATTATATATCGGTTTTTTTAACACAGGTGCTTATCAAGAAACTATTGGTGGTTTTGGCGGATTACAACATTGCTTAATTCCACATCCAAAACACGTGTTAATTTCAAAAGATATCAACGGAAATATAACAACTAAATTATTTAAAGAACAACAAAAAAGTGAAGCATTACTTGCTATTTTAGGATATGAAAAATAA
- the speB gene encoding agmatinase, translated as MKNKTTYAGIPENYAKLETANIVLIPVPYDGTSTWQKGADKGPEAFLKASENMELYDIETDSEVYKEGIYLADAVLENASPEKMVEAVHQTTKKYINKNKFVTLFGGEHSISIGTIRAFNECYNNLTVLHIDAHADLRKEYQGSSCNHACAVYEASQNTNLVQVGIRSMDASEKTAMNMDKTFFAHDMAVNEYWMEDVIDQLTNNVFITFDLDAIDPSIMPSTGTPEPGGLFYYETLEFLKKVFTEKNVVGFDIVELCPNTIDKSSDFLAAKLYYKMLSYKFSSNTDEDTTDFNIKKNNQHTVPKFKNKLNEEF; from the coding sequence ATGAAAAATAAAACAACATACGCAGGGATTCCTGAAAACTACGCAAAATTAGAAACAGCAAACATCGTTTTAATTCCTGTACCTTACGACGGTACAAGTACTTGGCAAAAAGGTGCCGATAAAGGACCAGAAGCATTTTTAAAAGCTTCTGAAAATATGGAATTATACGACATCGAAACTGATAGCGAAGTTTATAAAGAAGGAATTTATTTAGCCGATGCTGTACTTGAAAACGCATCACCAGAAAAAATGGTAGAAGCGGTTCACCAAACAACTAAAAAGTACATCAATAAAAATAAATTTGTAACTCTTTTTGGTGGAGAACACTCAATTTCTATTGGAACAATTAGAGCTTTTAATGAATGTTACAACAACTTAACAGTATTACATATTGATGCACATGCTGATTTACGTAAAGAATATCAAGGCTCATCATGCAATCATGCTTGTGCTGTTTACGAAGCTAGTCAAAATACCAATTTAGTACAAGTGGGTATAAGAAGTATGGACGCTTCAGAAAAAACAGCTATGAACATGGATAAAACTTTTTTTGCTCATGATATGGCTGTTAATGAATATTGGATGGAAGATGTTATCGATCAATTAACAAACAACGTGTTTATTACTTTTGATTTAGATGCCATAGACCCATCAATAATGCCAAGTACAGGTACTCCTGAACCTGGAGGATTGTTTTATTATGAAACACTAGAATTCTTGAAAAAAGTATTTACAGAGAAAAATGTTGTTGGTTTTGATATCGTAGAATTATGCCCTAATACAATTGATAAATCATCAGATTTTTTAGCTGCTAAATTGTACTATAAAATGTTGAGTTATAAATTTTCTTCAAATACAGATGAAGATACTACTGATTTTAATATCAAAAAAAATAACCAGCATACTGTACCTAAGTTTAAAAATAAATTAAACGAAGAGTTTTAA